Proteins encoded in a region of the Stieleria neptunia genome:
- a CDS encoding efflux RND transporter periplasmic adaptor subunit codes for MQDDHEHFASDQSTTSVVFRQDLRVTPCDDARQPHVVVEDPVAGSFYRLGKIEYALAIRLTASRTIAQAYRELCEQSPDHSLSEEDAADLCRWLISNELAHTESSKSSARLQRSAEKAKTNRIKQHANPIAIRVPLLHPDQMVGRMMKYVGWIFGLPATAAGMLLILLGGCLAIQHWDDLTHSSQYLFSPSALYLLIAVTVVLKILHEFAHAIVCKRYGGDVGQMGVLFILLAPLAYVDVSSVWRFRRRWQRIHVASAGIYLELLVAAIAMLIWQSVESPLVKHVCISVMLSAGVATLIFNANPLMKFDGYFVLTDWARAPNLYTDSQNYLARLARRWFFGGELKEPKWQSGYRFAVAVYAWLALLWKCFVCFGLTIAASKLFHGLGTLLAVTACVGWIGVPAWRVVQLFRKAPSAGRRRFTCVATASAALLATLLAAIPWPGAAPVPAVVEYSPHDVIRAEVPGFVDTIHVSAGQRVSQGEPLLTLRNPDLVLDAQKLETKIQQSTLRTRQQTLQGRHAAAQAEETELQALTKQHRETTEQIDALIVRAPRSGVVVRRRLNELKGTYVAQGDDLLVIGDESQKELRVLISQERFDQFRDQVGAAVRYRARGHATNTSSLTKIIPRARTGIDYPALLACNGGPLPVKKVANETSQSGSEFELLVPHFEAIVPLSASQGVDLFSGQRAQVSIGSLDETVGSHLWRMLTEWMQ; via the coding sequence ATGCAGGACGACCACGAGCATTTTGCCAGCGACCAAAGCACAACGTCCGTTGTCTTTCGCCAAGATCTACGTGTGACACCGTGCGACGATGCACGGCAACCCCACGTGGTCGTCGAAGACCCCGTCGCGGGCTCGTTTTACCGACTCGGGAAAATCGAGTACGCGTTGGCCATTCGGCTGACCGCCTCGCGGACGATCGCCCAGGCCTATCGTGAACTGTGCGAACAATCGCCCGACCATTCATTGTCCGAAGAGGATGCGGCAGACCTGTGTCGGTGGCTGATCTCCAACGAACTGGCACACACCGAGTCCTCCAAGTCCTCCGCCCGACTCCAACGCTCTGCCGAAAAAGCGAAAACGAATCGAATCAAGCAGCACGCCAATCCGATCGCGATACGCGTTCCACTGCTGCATCCCGATCAGATGGTCGGGCGGATGATGAAGTACGTGGGCTGGATCTTCGGGCTTCCAGCGACCGCGGCGGGCATGTTGCTGATCCTGCTCGGCGGCTGCCTGGCGATCCAGCATTGGGACGATCTGACGCATTCCTCGCAGTACTTGTTCTCACCCTCGGCGCTGTACCTGTTGATCGCCGTCACCGTCGTTTTGAAGATCCTCCACGAGTTTGCCCATGCGATCGTTTGCAAACGCTACGGGGGCGACGTCGGCCAGATGGGCGTGCTGTTCATTTTGCTCGCGCCACTCGCCTACGTCGACGTCAGTTCGGTGTGGCGATTTCGTCGCCGCTGGCAACGCATTCACGTCGCATCGGCGGGGATCTATCTCGAATTGCTGGTCGCGGCCATCGCGATGTTGATTTGGCAATCCGTCGAATCCCCGCTGGTCAAACATGTGTGCATCAGCGTGATGTTGTCGGCGGGCGTGGCGACGTTGATTTTTAATGCCAATCCGCTGATGAAATTCGATGGCTACTTTGTGTTGACCGATTGGGCGCGGGCGCCGAACCTGTACACGGACAGCCAGAACTACTTGGCTCGCCTGGCCCGACGGTGGTTCTTCGGCGGTGAGTTGAAAGAACCGAAATGGCAATCCGGCTATCGCTTCGCGGTTGCCGTCTACGCCTGGCTGGCGCTGCTGTGGAAGTGTTTCGTTTGTTTCGGGTTGACGATTGCCGCGTCAAAACTCTTTCACGGCTTGGGCACATTGCTGGCCGTCACCGCCTGTGTCGGATGGATCGGCGTCCCCGCCTGGCGGGTCGTTCAATTGTTCCGCAAGGCTCCCTCCGCCGGACGCCGTCGATTCACGTGCGTGGCGACCGCATCGGCGGCATTGCTGGCCACGTTGTTGGCGGCGATCCCATGGCCGGGCGCCGCCCCCGTCCCCGCCGTGGTCGAGTATTCACCGCACGACGTGATTCGCGCCGAAGTCCCGGGCTTTGTTGACACGATTCACGTCTCCGCGGGACAACGGGTGTCTCAGGGCGAACCACTGTTGACGCTCCGCAACCCCGACCTGGTCCTGGACGCGCAGAAGCTGGAAACCAAAATCCAGCAATCCACCCTCCGCACCCGCCAACAAACGCTGCAAGGTCGGCACGCCGCCGCCCAAGCCGAGGAAACCGAACTGCAGGCACTGACGAAACAGCACCGAGAAACGACCGAACAAATCGATGCCCTGATCGTCCGCGCTCCCCGCAGCGGTGTCGTCGTCCGGCGGCGGTTGAATGAATTGAAGGGCACCTATGTCGCCCAGGGTGATGACTTGCTGGTGATCGGAGATGAATCTCAAAAAGAGTTGCGTGTGCTGATCTCGCAAGAACGGTTCGACCAGTTTCGGGACCAGGTGGGTGCGGCGGTGCGATATCGCGCCCGCGGACACGCGACGAACACTTCGTCCCTGACAAAGATCATTCCCCGGGCCAGAACGGGGATAGACTACCCGGCCCTGCTGGCCTGCAACGGCGGCCCCTTGCCGGTCAAGAAAGTCGCCAACGAGACGTCGCAATCCGGCTCGGAATTCGAACTGCTGGTGCCGCATTTCGAGGCCATTGTTCCGCTCAGCGCTTCGCAAGGCGTTGATCTGTTCAGCGGACAGCGCGCCCAAGTCTCGATCGGATCACTCGACGAGACCGTCGGATCGCACCTGTGGCGGATGCTGACCGAGTGGATGCAGTAG
- a CDS encoding HD domain-containing phosphohydrolase, with protein MNATTPSTLAAAAAPMTRAASLKSKETDATKSGRVMIADDEPINIKLIQKYLRSSGYHDFVTTSESREVVDLVRSTRPDILVLDVVMPHVTGLEILETIRNTPDQSHLPVLIVTASTDEQTKIDALELGATDFLHKPVKPTELLPRVRNSLVLKAHHDQMAAYSKRLEAEVAQRTADLAQSREEVIHVLACAAEYRDQETGNHVIRVGRFAGIIARELGCSESDSELIEHAAILHDAGKIGIADSILLKPDKLSQDEFAMMKRHCEFGEKILKAQPSDESEPFLLHSRRPVTRSPVLRMASVIAKTHHERWDGTGYPQQLAGEEIPIVGRITAVADVFDALSSKRCYKDALPLDQCIQIMRKERGKHFDPKVLDAFLSRMDEVTQIVVSLADQ; from the coding sequence ATGAACGCAACGACTCCATCAACGTTGGCCGCTGCTGCGGCACCCATGACACGCGCTGCTTCGTTGAAGTCGAAGGAGACCGATGCGACGAAGTCCGGCCGCGTCATGATCGCCGATGACGAGCCGATCAACATCAAGTTGATTCAGAAGTATCTGCGCAGCTCGGGGTACCATGATTTTGTCACCACCAGCGAGTCTCGCGAGGTGGTCGATTTGGTGCGTTCGACACGTCCGGACATCCTGGTCTTGGATGTGGTGATGCCGCACGTCACGGGGCTGGAAATCCTGGAGACGATTCGCAACACGCCCGACCAGTCCCATCTGCCGGTCCTGATCGTGACGGCGTCGACGGACGAACAAACCAAGATCGATGCGCTCGAATTGGGTGCCACCGACTTTTTGCATAAACCGGTCAAGCCCACCGAACTATTGCCCCGGGTCCGCAACTCGTTGGTGCTGAAAGCGCACCACGACCAGATGGCCGCCTACTCCAAACGACTCGAAGCCGAAGTCGCCCAGCGGACCGCCGACCTGGCCCAATCGCGTGAAGAGGTCATCCATGTCCTGGCATGTGCCGCCGAATACCGCGACCAGGAAACCGGCAACCACGTCATTCGAGTCGGCCGATTCGCGGGAATCATCGCCAGAGAACTGGGGTGCTCGGAATCCGATTCCGAATTGATCGAACACGCCGCCATCCTTCACGATGCCGGTAAGATCGGCATCGCCGATTCGATTCTGTTGAAACCGGACAAGCTTTCCCAGGACGAGTTCGCGATGATGAAGCGTCACTGCGAGTTCGGAGAAAAAATCCTCAAAGCCCAACCGAGCGACGAAAGCGAACCGTTTCTGTTGCATTCCCGTCGCCCCGTCACCCGGTCACCCGTGTTGCGGATGGCTTCGGTGATCGCCAAAACTCACCACGAACGCTGGGACGGGACGGGTTACCCGCAACAGCTCGCCGGCGAAGAAATCCCGATCGTCGGCCGCATCACCGCCGTCGCGGATGTCTTCGATGCCCTCAGCAGCAAACGCTGTTACAAAGACGCCTTGCCACTGGATCAATGCATCCAAATCATGCGCAAGGAACGCGGCAAACATTTTGACCCCAAGGTCTTGGACGCGTTTCTGTCCCGCATGGACGAAGTGACGCAGATCGTCGTCAGCTTGGCCGACCAGTAA
- the feoB gene encoding ferrous iron transporter B: MPGSDVSATKPVVLLVGNPNVGKTSLFNALAGMRAKTANYPGITVDLRKAMIQVAAVDKDSRCQATSEIELVDLPGLYSMETASPEEEVAARSIRGEFQGELSRLPDAVVVVVDATNIARTLVLAGEILDRNLPTIVAVNLIDAAESSGTEIRFDELSEKLGCPVIPVSARKARGLGELREAIYELTKPARPLLPIAREPCVAGCGGCPFAARFEWADGVAGSSVRQTPGKGVKLEWLDRLLTSQGIGLVTLLGVMLSVFFLIFSLADLPMSAIEDGFGWAGRVIDNLLPSSPLATMIWLPIATAISLSVFAVAYWLNETKWTRLWASVAVLTSLVIGSLPLDDFRSLAIDGVVGGIAGVVVFLPQICILFFFITLLEDSGYMARGAFVMERLMRRVGLPGKAFVPMLSAHACAIPGIMAARTIETWRDRLVTILVLPLLTCSARLPVYVMVAALLFGDSPWQASLMFAGAYLLGLLAAFGTAFLLKKTVVPGEAAPLVLELPNYRMPSFRNAWFTTVERATVFLRGAGTTILLISVVLWALATYPKLPEERTFSSDKQQAQAALEYSYAGRCGQMVEPIFAPLGFDWKIDVGIITSFAAREVLVSTLSIVYGLGEDAAEEPAGLVETLRRQRRPDGTLVFSTATGLSLLVFFVLAMQCLPTQVVTKRETGSWRWAVFQFIYMTVLAYVAALIVYQSLAAAGYA; encoded by the coding sequence ATGCCCGGGTCGGACGTTTCGGCCACGAAACCGGTGGTGTTGCTGGTCGGCAATCCCAACGTCGGCAAGACGTCGTTGTTCAATGCGCTGGCGGGGATGCGGGCCAAGACGGCGAACTACCCCGGCATCACGGTCGACTTGCGCAAGGCGATGATTCAGGTCGCGGCGGTGGACAAGGATTCTCGCTGCCAAGCGACCAGCGAGATTGAATTGGTGGACCTGCCGGGCCTGTACAGCATGGAAACGGCCAGTCCGGAGGAGGAGGTTGCCGCGCGGAGTATCCGGGGAGAGTTCCAGGGGGAACTGAGTCGTCTGCCCGACGCGGTCGTTGTGGTGGTCGACGCGACGAACATCGCTCGCACGTTGGTGTTGGCCGGCGAGATTCTCGATCGCAATCTGCCGACGATCGTCGCGGTCAATTTGATCGACGCGGCCGAGTCGTCGGGAACGGAAATCCGGTTCGACGAATTGAGCGAAAAACTGGGCTGTCCGGTGATTCCGGTCAGCGCCCGAAAGGCGCGTGGACTGGGCGAGTTGCGTGAAGCGATCTACGAGTTGACCAAGCCGGCCAGGCCGCTGCTGCCGATCGCTCGTGAACCTTGCGTCGCCGGTTGTGGCGGGTGTCCGTTCGCGGCGCGTTTCGAATGGGCCGATGGCGTGGCGGGTTCCTCGGTCCGTCAGACGCCCGGCAAGGGAGTCAAACTGGAGTGGCTGGACCGATTGCTGACCTCGCAAGGGATCGGTTTGGTGACGCTGTTGGGCGTGATGCTGTCGGTGTTCTTTTTGATTTTTTCGTTGGCGGATCTGCCGATGTCGGCGATCGAAGACGGATTCGGTTGGGCCGGCCGGGTGATCGACAATCTGTTGCCGTCCAGCCCGCTTGCGACCATGATCTGGTTGCCGATTGCCACCGCGATTTCGTTGTCGGTGTTTGCGGTCGCGTATTGGTTGAATGAAACGAAATGGACGCGTCTGTGGGCCTCGGTCGCCGTGTTGACGTCGCTGGTGATCGGCAGTTTGCCGCTGGATGATTTTCGTTCGTTGGCGATCGACGGTGTCGTCGGCGGCATCGCGGGTGTCGTCGTGTTTTTGCCGCAGATTTGTATCCTGTTCTTTTTCATCACGCTGTTGGAAGATTCGGGGTACATGGCGCGAGGCGCGTTCGTGATGGAGCGGTTGATGCGTCGCGTCGGGCTGCCCGGCAAAGCGTTCGTGCCGATGCTTTCGGCACACGCGTGTGCGATCCCGGGGATCATGGCCGCACGCACGATCGAGACGTGGCGCGACCGATTGGTGACGATTTTGGTGTTGCCGCTATTGACGTGTTCGGCTCGGTTGCCGGTGTACGTGATGGTCGCCGCCCTGCTGTTTGGCGACAGCCCGTGGCAAGCGTCGTTGATGTTCGCCGGGGCCTATTTGTTGGGGCTGCTGGCGGCGTTCGGAACCGCGTTTTTGTTGAAGAAGACGGTGGTTCCCGGCGAAGCGGCGCCGTTGGTGCTGGAACTGCCCAATTATCGCATGCCCAGTTTTCGCAACGCCTGGTTCACGACGGTGGAACGGGCGACGGTGTTTTTGCGTGGTGCGGGCACGACGATCTTGTTGATCTCGGTTGTCTTGTGGGCTTTGGCAACGTATCCGAAACTGCCCGAGGAGCGGACGTTTTCGTCGGATAAACAACAGGCCCAGGCGGCGCTGGAGTATTCCTATGCGGGGCGATGCGGCCAGATGGTCGAACCCATTTTCGCGCCGCTCGGGTTCGATTGGAAGATCGATGTCGGGATCATCACCTCGTTTGCGGCGCGTGAGGTCTTGGTGTCCACGCTTTCGATCGTGTACGGATTGGGCGAAGACGCCGCGGAGGAACCGGCCGGGTTGGTCGAGACGTTGCGGCGGCAACGGCGTCCCGATGGCACGCTGGTGTTTTCGACGGCCACCGGATTGAGTTTGCTGGTGTTCTTTGTGTTGGCGATGCAGTGTTTGCCGACACAGGTGGTGACCAAGCGAGAGACCGGAAGCTGGCGATGGGCGGTCTTTCAATTCATCTACATGACCGTCTTGGCCTATGTCGCGGCGTTGATCGTGTACCAGTCGCTCGCCGCGGCCGGGTACGCTTAG
- a CDS encoding FeoA family protein, with the protein MAIVQAPPDPIHTTTLAEIQPGRYVCREIHAAGQDAVRLKRLGVCQGRMIELVGRGDPMILKIGASRVGLSRQLAKVVLVDPASVSPLNPESAPVSAPAPAV; encoded by the coding sequence ATGGCAATCGTCCAGGCTCCCCCGGACCCGATTCACACGACCACGCTCGCTGAGATCCAACCCGGTCGCTACGTTTGCAGGGAGATTCACGCCGCGGGCCAAGATGCGGTTCGGCTGAAACGTTTGGGTGTCTGCCAGGGGCGAATGATCGAACTGGTGGGACGCGGGGATCCGATGATCTTAAAAATCGGAGCGTCCCGCGTCGGCCTTTCGCGACAGCTGGCCAAGGTGGTCTTGGTCGATCCAGCGTCTGTTTCGCCTTTGAATCCCGAGTCTGCGCCGGTTTCTGCTCCGGCGCCGGCCGTCTAA
- a CDS encoding dicarboxylate/amino acid:cation symporter produces MSDANPGSSPASDDQPHGNWLAYAIFFSIVAAIALALVSPHLAASLEIGGEVFLRMLKMIVVPLVLTSVMCGVLGMGDVRKLGRPGAAAIGFYLVTTILAVVVGLVVVNVVQPGVGTVDQAAVQAMNTEGQGSPKSKIVDALSQSTGLSKVEVGGVLEGLPQGESVQPNIGTIFKNLVLMLVTDNLFVSAAQTQLLPIIVFAIVFAGMLTTMHEDVSSITKLITQANTALMRFVMLLMNFAPLGIFCLVAARFGEAQAEGKFLEELSQIGWYFGTVVGGLAFHALITLPAIYYLVRRDNPYRYILAMSKALLTAFSTASSSATLPVTLECAEEAGISKRSTEFVIPLGATINMDGTALYEAAAAIFIAQVVPGIDLGFWEQVIVAVTATLAAIGAAGIPEAGLVTMLIVLNAVGLPLEYMGLILSVDWLLDRFRTTVNVLGDSVGAAVVEKALPDRPSPPGLAAGA; encoded by the coding sequence ATGTCCGACGCCAACCCAGGTTCCTCACCGGCTTCCGACGATCAACCGCACGGGAATTGGCTCGCGTATGCGATTTTCTTTTCGATCGTTGCCGCCATTGCACTGGCGCTCGTTAGCCCTCATCTGGCGGCGTCCTTGGAAATCGGGGGTGAAGTCTTTTTGCGGATGTTGAAGATGATCGTCGTGCCGCTGGTCCTCACCTCGGTGATGTGCGGCGTGTTGGGGATGGGAGACGTTCGAAAACTCGGACGCCCCGGTGCGGCGGCGATCGGGTTCTATCTGGTCACCACCATCTTGGCGGTCGTGGTGGGGCTGGTGGTCGTCAACGTCGTTCAGCCGGGAGTCGGCACGGTTGACCAGGCGGCCGTCCAGGCGATGAACACCGAGGGGCAGGGTTCGCCAAAATCCAAGATCGTCGACGCGTTGTCGCAATCGACGGGGCTGAGCAAGGTGGAAGTCGGTGGCGTTCTGGAGGGGTTGCCACAAGGCGAGAGCGTGCAGCCAAACATCGGCACGATCTTCAAAAATCTGGTGCTGATGCTGGTCACAGACAACCTGTTTGTTTCGGCCGCGCAAACCCAGTTGTTGCCGATCATCGTGTTTGCGATCGTGTTTGCGGGGATGCTGACCACGATGCACGAAGACGTCAGCAGCATCACGAAACTGATCACGCAAGCGAACACGGCACTGATGCGATTTGTGATGCTGCTGATGAATTTCGCGCCCTTGGGAATTTTTTGCCTGGTCGCGGCGCGTTTCGGTGAGGCTCAAGCGGAGGGCAAGTTTCTCGAAGAACTCTCTCAAATCGGCTGGTACTTCGGGACGGTGGTGGGAGGTCTGGCGTTCCACGCCCTGATCACCTTGCCGGCGATTTATTATCTGGTCCGACGCGACAATCCGTATCGGTACATCCTGGCGATGTCCAAGGCCCTGTTGACCGCGTTTTCGACGGCCAGCTCTTCGGCAACCTTGCCGGTGACACTCGAATGTGCCGAAGAAGCCGGGATCTCTAAACGTTCGACCGAGTTTGTGATTCCGTTGGGCGCGACGATCAACATGGACGGGACCGCACTCTACGAAGCCGCCGCCGCCATCTTCATCGCCCAAGTGGTGCCGGGCATTGATCTCGGGTTTTGGGAGCAAGTGATCGTGGCGGTCACCGCCACCTTGGCCGCGATCGGGGCGGCGGGGATCCCCGAAGCCGGGCTGGTCACGATGTTGATCGTGCTCAATGCCGTCGGGTTGCCGTTGGAATACATGGGGCTGATTCTGTCGGTCGACTGGTTGCTGGATCGATTTCGGACCACCGTCAACGTGTTGGGCGACAGCGTCGGAGCGGCGGTGGTCGAAAAAGCGCTGCCGGACCGACCCTCCCCGCCCGGACTGGCCGCCGGGGCGTAG
- a CDS encoding sulfatase family protein → MTKLIPSLIAALACSIALATTARAADRPNLVILLADDMGFGELQCLNPRRGKIPTPQLDAIAAGGMVFTDAHSGSSVCTPTRYGLLTGRYAWRTRLQSGVLTGGPSLIAPNRLTLAKLLSTQGYHTAVIGKWHLGMLFDGKHISKAVPVGAKVTHGPLDRGGFDEFHGFHHARQIETWIDNDVVTETIEPIEMLPRLTKTAVKYIESRKDQSEPFFLYVPWSSPHSPVVPSKEWQGKSGLNAHADFVMQTDDSFGKVVDALRDNDMLDNTLILCSSDNGTSGPTSKIGQLQELGHFPSGDLRGSKADIWDGGHRVPFLVSWPGVVRPGSQSNGLVCLSDVIRTVADILDVELSDNAAEDSISFLPLLKGEVEHQRESVVHHSVSGYFAIRQGKWKLSLCPDSGGWTGTRPSKKSWAKYEKAGLPMVQLIDMDGDLGEQTNLAREHQGKVDELHDLLEQHVKRGRSTPGLPQTNDAEIVIDKRPGK, encoded by the coding sequence ATGACCAAACTCATTCCATCGCTCATCGCCGCTCTCGCGTGTTCGATCGCCCTGGCCACAACCGCCCGCGCCGCCGATCGCCCCAACCTCGTGATCCTGTTGGCTGACGACATGGGGTTCGGTGAACTGCAATGCCTCAATCCGCGCCGGGGCAAAATCCCGACGCCGCAATTGGATGCGATCGCCGCCGGCGGGATGGTCTTTACGGACGCCCACAGCGGATCGTCGGTTTGCACGCCGACCCGCTACGGTCTGTTGACGGGCCGTTACGCGTGGCGGACTCGTCTGCAAAGCGGCGTGCTGACCGGCGGTCCGTCCTTGATCGCCCCCAACCGCTTGACCTTGGCCAAGTTGCTTTCTACCCAGGGGTACCACACCGCCGTCATCGGTAAATGGCACCTCGGAATGCTGTTCGATGGCAAACACATTTCCAAAGCCGTCCCGGTCGGCGCCAAGGTCACCCACGGACCGCTCGACCGCGGCGGCTTTGATGAGTTCCACGGATTTCATCACGCCCGACAGATTGAAACGTGGATCGACAACGACGTCGTCACTGAAACGATCGAGCCGATTGAAATGTTGCCGCGTCTGACCAAAACGGCCGTCAAATACATTGAATCACGCAAAGACCAATCGGAACCGTTCTTTCTGTACGTGCCCTGGAGCTCCCCGCACAGCCCGGTGGTTCCGTCAAAAGAGTGGCAGGGCAAGAGTGGGCTCAACGCACACGCCGATTTCGTCATGCAAACCGATGACAGCTTCGGCAAAGTGGTGGACGCGCTGCGTGACAACGATATGTTGGACAACACGTTGATCCTGTGCAGCAGCGACAACGGCACCTCGGGGCCGACGTCAAAGATCGGCCAGCTTCAGGAGCTGGGACACTTTCCCAGCGGCGACCTGCGGGGATCCAAGGCCGACATCTGGGACGGCGGCCACCGCGTCCCGTTCCTGGTTTCCTGGCCCGGCGTGGTGCGACCGGGTTCGCAATCGAACGGGTTGGTTTGTCTGTCCGATGTGATCCGCACCGTCGCCGACATCTTGGACGTGGAACTGAGCGACAATGCCGCCGAAGACAGCATCAGTTTTTTGCCGCTGCTCAAAGGCGAAGTCGAGCATCAGCGAGAAAGCGTGGTCCATCACAGCGTCAGCGGGTACTTCGCGATTCGGCAAGGTAAATGGAAACTGTCGCTGTGCCCGGATTCCGGCGGATGGACGGGAACCCGACCGTCCAAAAAGTCCTGGGCGAAATACGAAAAGGCAGGCTTGCCGATGGTGCAATTGATCGACATGGACGGAGACTTGGGCGAGCAAACCAATCTGGCCAGGGAACATCAAGGAAAGGTGGATGAACTACACGACCTCTTGGAGCAACACGTCAAACGCGGCCGCAGCACGCCGGGGTTGCCGCAAACCAACGACGCCGAGATTGTGATCGACAAGCGGCCGGGGAAGTAG
- a CDS encoding serine/threonine protein kinase, which yields MVDQANCPDESTWRDWLTGSGNVAVDEQDLLNHLDGCDLCQSVVARLSADDPFFCLSRDALRSTGLTSHDWHDGGAEGLEQSPREPSSPAIVSLVQTLLGPTDDERSLGRLGRFEILGVVGSGGMGIVLKARSIDMDRVVAIKIPQPQYWQSPETLLTLEREARSAAAVVHPNVISIYHVDRYRDVPYLVMPYLAGQSLEQRIRDSGPMPLDETLRIMRQVASALAAAHACGVVHRDVKPANILLHAGTERAVLSDFGLAKVQTDATCTATGTFAGTPIYLSPEQASGCGAGPAGDIYSLGTVLWTMLVGQPPMSGLHTHAIVRRIADAQLPVLSDHCRDLPDWVNRLIEKLHATVPADRPSAEQLTEWIEACQRHLAEGGSAPIPEELSVNDAKPKRIAAIASIFLATILIAGAGWMMFDASGGVSRIAPQPEAPSAAQPLDTTPIEADGAEPLPSEPITPPELVTEAPSNSIADETDIYLEQLQAELDQLNQTTLPRLESELHSLLPDPP from the coding sequence ATGGTCGACCAAGCGAACTGCCCCGACGAATCAACCTGGCGGGATTGGCTGACCGGCAGCGGTAACGTGGCCGTGGACGAACAGGACTTGTTGAACCATTTGGATGGCTGCGATCTCTGCCAATCGGTGGTGGCTCGTTTGTCAGCCGACGACCCGTTCTTCTGTCTCTCTCGCGATGCGCTGCGGTCGACGGGGCTGACCAGTCACGATTGGCACGACGGCGGTGCGGAGGGTTTGGAACAATCGCCGCGCGAACCATCCAGCCCGGCGATCGTTTCGCTGGTGCAAACGCTGCTCGGTCCCACCGACGACGAACGCTCGCTCGGTCGCCTGGGACGATTCGAGATTTTGGGCGTCGTCGGCAGCGGCGGAATGGGAATCGTGCTCAAGGCGCGCAGTATCGACATGGACCGCGTCGTCGCGATCAAAATCCCACAGCCCCAGTACTGGCAATCACCCGAGACCTTGCTGACGCTTGAACGCGAAGCCCGCTCGGCCGCCGCGGTCGTGCATCCCAACGTGATCTCGATCTATCACGTCGATCGGTACCGCGACGTTCCCTATCTGGTGATGCCGTATTTGGCCGGGCAGTCCTTGGAGCAGCGGATTCGCGATTCGGGCCCGATGCCGCTTGATGAAACGCTGCGGATCATGCGTCAAGTCGCGTCCGCGCTGGCGGCGGCACATGCCTGTGGTGTCGTGCACCGAGACGTCAAACCCGCCAACATTTTACTGCACGCTGGAACCGAACGTGCTGTGCTATCCGATTTCGGCTTGGCGAAGGTTCAAACCGATGCGACGTGCACCGCGACGGGAACCTTTGCCGGCACACCGATCTACCTGTCGCCCGAACAAGCCTCCGGCTGTGGCGCCGGCCCGGCCGGTGACATCTATTCGTTGGGAACGGTGCTATGGACCATGCTGGTCGGGCAGCCGCCGATGTCCGGCCTGCACACGCACGCGATCGTTCGCCGAATCGCCGATGCTCAGCTGCCAGTCCTTTCCGACCACTGCCGTGACCTTCCCGACTGGGTGAATCGCTTGATCGAGAAACTGCACGCGACTGTCCCTGCGGATCGGCCTTCGGCGGAACAACTGACCGAATGGATCGAAGCCTGTCAGAGGCATCTCGCCGAAGGCGGATCCGCCCCGATCCCTGAGGAGTTATCCGTGAACGATGCAAAGCCGAAACGCATTGCGGCGATCGCGTCAATTTTCCTGGCCACGATCCTGATCGCCGGAGCGGGCTGGATGATGTTTGATGCGTCCGGCGGTGTTTCCCGTATTGCGCCGCAACCGGAAGCACCAAGTGCTGCCCAGCCACTTGACACCACTCCGATTGAAGCGGACGGGGCCGAACCGCTGCCATCCGAACCGATCACGCCGCCCGAATTGGTCACCGAAGCACCATCAAACTCGATTGCCGACGAAACCGACATCTATCTCGAGCAACTCCAAGCGGAGCTGGACCAATTGAACCAAACCACGCTGCCGCGTTTGGAATCCGAACTGCATTCTCTGCTTCCGGATCCGCCTTGA
- a CDS encoding RNA polymerase sigma factor, protein MHHWPDTETKLVQRLADPRDDAAWNRFDALYRPVVYRYARGRGLQHSDAETLVAEVMARVFRAASRWSGDSAADHQTRPLRFRAWLRRIAENVLLNLVTRHLSKRGTGGTSAQLSLSQRAIVDDASRIEWNRQHQQHLFVTAAGKVQSQVDAEHWRIFWQTHVDGLSIEQAAHQSGRSIGSVYAIRSRIVRRLRDAVTQIEQLEDAGQMEDA, encoded by the coding sequence ATGCACCACTGGCCGGATACCGAAACGAAACTCGTCCAGCGTTTGGCGGACCCGCGCGACGATGCCGCCTGGAACCGCTTCGATGCGCTCTATCGCCCAGTGGTTTACCGCTACGCACGGGGCCGTGGGCTGCAACACAGCGATGCCGAAACGCTGGTCGCCGAGGTCATGGCACGGGTGTTTCGCGCCGCCAGTCGCTGGTCCGGTGATTCCGCCGCCGACCATCAAACGCGTCCGCTACGTTTTCGGGCCTGGCTGCGACGGATCGCGGAAAACGTGTTGCTGAATTTGGTCACGCGGCATCTGTCCAAGCGTGGCACCGGCGGCACCAGTGCCCAGCTCTCGCTCTCACAACGAGCGATCGTCGATGATGCATCGCGGATCGAGTGGAATCGGCAGCACCAACAGCACCTGTTTGTCACCGCCGCCGGAAAGGTCCAGTCCCAGGTCGACGCGGAGCATTGGAGGATTTTCTGGCAAACCCACGTCGACGGTCTTTCGATCGAACAAGCCGCCCACCAATCGGGACGGTCGATCGGTTCGGTTTATGCCATCCGCAGCCGGATCGTTCGTCGCTTGCGCGATGCCGTCACGCAGATCGAACAACTCGAAGACGCCGGTCAGATGGAGGACGCGTGA